From Vibrio crassostreae, one genomic window encodes:
- a CDS encoding sensor domain-containing diguanylate cyclase has translation MPHTTDPLTGLKRRTLPLVVFSVSFLITVLCFILVALNQNRALNMNLDSFATHQTLSLEAFIANDVAYIGSGANFFYSNDPENWDKFDRFAQQTINDSKSLIGLQWMQKVPADEIAEHTDKMKAKYPSYELYTIPKHEAKTYGYVLDGEPAFIATDLYPNTAANDKVLGFYSSRERFKRVLENIKQTREANISDKVRLIQDGLDQDTPKSGMLVYHPVFEGESDNLLGVVIGVVRTTYYFENLLASAVGDMDVYIRVTDTGFEAEDSPILFETEGYEAVSGHHITKTIALTNRDWKIDYKIDSCISFYGYLVLTGIALVGTTISLLLAYIVNMQIREKERLYRMLDKRTEELRFLADHDSLTEIYNRRAFNKKLDKAIERDQPFSLIGFDIDKFKGINDEFGHPAGDALLIHVIKLISVNLKQGDDLFRLGGDEFCIISSISNHEALNRYLECILNTVSHSHCEHKGRQLSCTLSIGAAIRSGEDSEEIMQKADSMLYQSKSNGRNRVTIAG, from the coding sequence ATGCCCCACACAACCGACCCACTAACAGGGTTGAAGAGACGAACTCTCCCATTGGTCGTATTTTCGGTCAGTTTTTTGATTACTGTGTTGTGTTTTATATTAGTCGCGCTCAATCAAAACCGCGCATTAAATATGAATCTGGATAGCTTTGCTACTCACCAGACATTGAGCTTGGAAGCGTTTATCGCTAATGATGTGGCTTATATTGGTTCCGGTGCTAATTTTTTCTATTCTAACGACCCTGAAAACTGGGATAAATTTGATCGTTTTGCCCAGCAAACCATTAATGACTCAAAAAGCTTAATCGGCTTGCAGTGGATGCAAAAAGTGCCGGCAGACGAGATTGCCGAGCATACCGATAAGATGAAAGCAAAATACCCGTCTTACGAGCTGTATACAATCCCAAAACATGAAGCTAAAACCTATGGCTACGTCTTAGATGGCGAGCCAGCTTTTATCGCGACTGACTTGTATCCCAATACTGCTGCTAACGACAAGGTTCTTGGCTTTTACTCTTCTCGTGAGCGATTCAAGCGTGTCTTAGAAAACATCAAACAGACCCGCGAAGCGAATATTTCAGACAAGGTACGTCTGATACAAGACGGCCTAGATCAAGATACCCCAAAGAGCGGCATGTTGGTTTACCACCCAGTATTTGAAGGCGAAAGCGACAATTTGCTCGGTGTTGTGATTGGTGTGGTTCGCACCACATATTATTTCGAAAACCTTTTGGCATCAGCGGTGGGTGATATGGATGTCTATATCCGTGTTACCGATACCGGGTTCGAGGCGGAGGATTCGCCAATCTTATTTGAAACCGAAGGTTATGAAGCGGTATCTGGGCACCACATTACCAAGACAATCGCACTGACTAATCGTGACTGGAAGATCGACTACAAGATTGATTCATGCATCTCTTTCTATGGTTACCTTGTATTAACCGGAATCGCTTTGGTTGGTACAACCATCTCTTTGCTGCTGGCGTACATCGTTAACATGCAAATCAGAGAAAAAGAGCGCTTGTATCGAATGCTAGACAAACGAACAGAGGAGCTTCGCTTCTTAGCTGACCACGATAGTCTGACGGAGATTTATAACCGACGCGCTTTCAATAAGAAGCTGGATAAGGCGATTGAGCGAGACCAACCTTTTAGTTTGATTGGGTTTGATATCGACAAGTTCAAAGGCATTAACGATGAGTTTGGGCACCCGGCAGGTGACGCTTTGCTGATTCATGTCATCAAGTTGATTTCTGTGAACCTGAAACAAGGGGACGACCTGTTTCGTTTAGGTGGTGATGAGTTCTGCATTATCTCTAGCATCTCGAATCATGAAGCTTTGAATCGTTATTTAGAGTGCATCCTGAATACCGTGAGTCACTCTCATTGTGAACACAAAGGTCGACAACTTAGTTGTACCCTGAGTATTGGTGCTGCCATTCGTAGTGGTGAGGACTCTGAAGAGATCATGCAAAAAGCGGACAGCATGCTCTACCAAAGTAAGTCAAATGGCCGAAATAGAGTCACAATTGCAGGCTAA
- a CDS encoding 3'-5' exonuclease, translating to MNHNRVVCFDLEMCCWSEDGVGTTGEIIEVGLAEIDLASGTIVKRAQYYVKPEKDEVSLFCAELTGITPRKIEKQGRPLESVIKSMIKNFGGPKKIYAAWGRDDLILHKECIEKGIEPPFSEFLNIATLYRVQNRLKDKRIGHRAAQEAKNIEWEGRQHSGYVDAYNLAKLTLTML from the coding sequence ATGAATCACAATCGAGTGGTGTGTTTCGATTTGGAAATGTGCTGTTGGAGCGAAGACGGTGTAGGGACAACAGGTGAGATCATTGAAGTTGGTCTTGCTGAGATTGATCTCGCATCCGGTACTATCGTGAAGCGCGCACAGTATTACGTTAAGCCAGAGAAAGACGAAGTCTCTCTGTTCTGCGCCGAACTCACGGGCATTACACCGCGCAAGATCGAAAAACAGGGTCGCCCTCTAGAGTCTGTCATCAAGTCGATGATTAAGAACTTCGGTGGTCCCAAAAAAATCTATGCAGCGTGGGGGCGTGACGATCTTATCTTACACAAAGAGTGTATTGAAAAAGGCATCGAACCGCCGTTTAGCGAGTTCTTGAATATCGCAACGCTTTATCGAGTTCAGAATCGATTGAAAGACAAACGCATTGGTCACCGCGCTGCTCAAGAAGCGAAAAACATTGAGTGGGAAGGTCGTCAACACTCGGGTTATGTTGATGCGTATAACTTAGCTAAGCTAACGCTGACTATGCTGTAG
- a CDS encoding antibiotic biosynthesis monooxygenase family protein, translating to MKHIIKYGLALGALSVSALVSATPVVLINTFSVEPAHEAATLAYWESARDVLEQQPGYLSTKLHRSLSSDATYRFINVAEWESKKQFHDAIQAMRKELPPLKIEGVSADPNLYEIVRD from the coding sequence ATGAAGCACATTATTAAGTATGGATTGGCACTGGGGGCGCTAAGCGTCAGCGCGCTAGTTTCGGCAACCCCCGTTGTATTGATAAACACTTTTTCAGTCGAGCCAGCCCATGAAGCCGCAACGTTAGCGTATTGGGAAAGCGCAAGAGACGTATTAGAGCAGCAACCTGGGTACTTATCGACCAAGTTACACCGTTCTTTAAGCTCGGACGCAACTTACCGCTTCATCAATGTCGCTGAATGGGAAAGTAAGAAGCAATTCCATGATGCGATACAGGCGATGAGAAAAGAGTTACCACCTTTAAAAATCGAAGGGGTTTCTGCTGACCCTAACTTGTATGAAATTGTTCGCGACTAA
- a CDS encoding winged helix-turn-helix domain-containing protein has protein sequence MNASSPEKIILDASGIELVNNTLIDSESGKRVTLSPSEGLILEHLVKNSPKAVGRDFLLEHCWPGRVVTGSSLNVAVKNLRTALNSFECDCKILTVQKEGYSFSRPQQLGGYLLTPTSAIQVEVIDETSASKSSSTERGNNEHEPVLTKQPYSYKQRQVQYFIARHRSRIAGILVSAFLLMLFYQFAFFMDKTSYRGMDVYHDSLNFDQELLTELNSVSELGVDSLYLHRIGVGCQNIQAVALINGRWKEMSHQFKSLSCDEDDERGQSI, from the coding sequence ATGAACGCCAGTAGCCCTGAAAAAATCATCTTAGACGCCTCGGGTATCGAGTTGGTTAACAACACACTCATTGATTCGGAATCTGGTAAGCGGGTCACCTTATCCCCCTCAGAAGGCCTGATTCTTGAACATCTAGTTAAGAACAGCCCAAAAGCCGTTGGTCGAGACTTTTTACTTGAGCATTGCTGGCCGGGCAGGGTTGTGACGGGCAGTTCACTTAATGTCGCGGTGAAGAATCTTCGCACGGCATTAAATTCGTTTGAGTGTGATTGCAAAATCTTAACGGTGCAAAAGGAAGGGTACAGTTTTAGCCGACCTCAACAGCTCGGTGGTTACCTATTAACACCCACTTCAGCTATTCAAGTTGAAGTGATTGACGAAACCTCTGCTTCAAAGAGCTCGAGTACTGAACGCGGCAACAATGAACATGAGCCTGTCTTAACGAAGCAACCGTACTCTTATAAACAACGTCAGGTGCAGTACTTTATCGCGCGTCATCGCTCTCGTATCGCAGGAATATTAGTCAGCGCGTTTCTTCTTATGCTGTTTTATCAATTTGCTTTTTTTATGGATAAGACCAGCTATCGCGGCATGGATGTTTATCACGACAGTTTGAATTTTGATCAAGAACTGTTAACCGAGCTGAATAGCGTGTCAGAACTCGGTGTTGATTCTCTCTACTTACATCGCATTGGCGTTGGATGTCAGAACATTCAAGCCGTTGCTTTGATAAACGGGCGTTGGAAAGAGATGAGCCATCAGTTTAAATCGCTCTCATGTGATGAAGACGATGAGCGAGGACAATCGATATGA
- a CDS encoding tellurite resistance TerB family protein: MFNSLTSMFKQLIEGQDLSKNQGTSPNIAIASLLCEVAGADHQINESERVAKLQLLQRLLDLDEEQAKVLLAQAEPKVEQSVSLYDFTSQLRDLSQPVRIDLIKAMWEVAHADGEIDPIEDSVIRKTAELLYVDHSDFIKTKLNVLGKS; encoded by the coding sequence ATGTTCAATTCTCTCACATCAATGTTTAAACAATTGATTGAAGGCCAGGACCTAAGCAAAAACCAAGGCACATCACCGAACATCGCCATCGCGAGTTTGTTGTGTGAAGTCGCGGGAGCCGACCATCAGATCAATGAATCAGAAAGAGTCGCTAAGCTACAGCTTCTTCAACGCTTGCTGGATTTAGATGAAGAACAAGCGAAGGTGCTGCTAGCGCAAGCAGAGCCGAAAGTAGAGCAATCAGTATCGCTGTATGACTTTACATCTCAACTTAGAGATCTTTCTCAACCAGTGAGAATCGATTTAATCAAAGCGATGTGGGAAGTGGCGCACGCCGACGGGGAAATTGACCCTATCGAAGACTCTGTGATCCGTAAAACAGCAGAACTGCTCTACGTTGACCACAGTGACTTTATCAAGACTAAGTTGAACGTCCTCGGTAAAAGCTAA
- a CDS encoding metallophosphoesterase family protein → MKPSTTSSLPLLLAGPILRKTTATEVVIWLATSSPLIGRAELYVNETDLVEEIGQSNVEQDQPFYTSSLEEHDSIQVGTHAWVTLIRLQGQFPTNTLLEYDIHTDSGSLKELAPHLVYNGKSHVEFKISTSADYILHGSCRNPHHPSKDSLVAADNKIAEQTVAERPDMLMMSGDQIYADHVAGPTLDAIQQVIQLLGLIGEELPTDSQVNQINSSNALFESEYHLYQRHHLLPHHNTSDSLLDKLFPKRGIPIFSSTDCENHLVTLSEFIAMYLLVWSPTLWQCINRERLIENDFKQAGRQLTPAEQQQWRDESVIIDDFIAGLPQVQRLFAHIPTYMIFDDHDVTDDWNLTVGWEYAVDQNQFATQVIGNGLAAYWMCQGWGNKPESFDEAFIEQAKQLFVDHPRITEQTHNEAGNPATTHSVGNIEPDKHQAFIEMLNRFEEWHYTIDTSPKVIVLDTRTRRWRSESRMNKPSGLMDWEALIEFQHQLMNQDKVVIVSAAPMFGVKFIETLQKMATTIGKPLVIDAENWMAHPGSANTLISIFTHTKTPTNFVVLSGDVHYSFAYDIKLRYRRNSPNIYQITCSGIKNQFPAPLLKFCDVWDRLLYSPRSILNYFTKRKRLKIEKRSPDNQTFYRLSNRSAIGELRLDTDGKPQSITTLSGDGKVTRFPKPD, encoded by the coding sequence TTGAAACCCTCTACGACATCATCTCTTCCCCTGTTACTCGCCGGACCCATTTTAAGAAAAACCACCGCGACTGAAGTGGTAATTTGGTTAGCCACCAGCTCGCCTCTCATAGGCAGGGCTGAGCTGTATGTTAACGAAACAGATCTCGTTGAAGAAATCGGCCAGTCCAACGTAGAGCAAGACCAACCGTTTTATACCTCTTCGCTTGAAGAGCATGATTCGATTCAAGTCGGCACACATGCGTGGGTGACACTCATCCGCTTACAAGGTCAGTTTCCGACTAATACGCTTCTTGAGTATGACATTCACACAGACTCAGGTTCACTAAAAGAGCTCGCCCCTCACCTTGTTTACAATGGCAAATCTCACGTTGAGTTTAAGATATCGACCTCGGCTGATTACATTCTTCATGGATCTTGCCGTAACCCGCATCATCCAAGCAAAGACAGCCTAGTCGCAGCCGATAACAAGATTGCCGAGCAAACCGTTGCAGAAAGACCCGATATGCTGATGATGAGCGGCGATCAGATCTACGCCGATCATGTGGCAGGCCCAACGCTTGATGCTATTCAACAAGTGATTCAACTGCTTGGTCTGATTGGTGAAGAGTTACCAACCGATTCACAGGTTAACCAAATCAACAGTAGTAATGCCTTGTTTGAGAGTGAATATCACCTCTATCAACGCCATCACCTACTGCCACACCACAACACTTCGGATTCGCTGCTCGATAAGTTATTCCCTAAACGCGGGATTCCTATCTTCAGCTCGACTGATTGTGAGAACCACTTGGTCACATTGTCTGAATTCATCGCAATGTACCTGCTGGTTTGGTCTCCTACCTTGTGGCAATGCATCAACCGTGAGCGATTAATTGAAAATGATTTCAAGCAGGCTGGTCGTCAATTAACACCTGCAGAGCAGCAACAGTGGCGTGATGAAAGCGTCATCATCGATGATTTCATTGCTGGCTTACCGCAAGTACAACGTCTGTTCGCGCATATCCCAACATACATGATCTTCGACGATCACGATGTTACTGATGATTGGAACCTTACAGTGGGTTGGGAATACGCCGTCGACCAAAATCAGTTCGCCACTCAAGTGATTGGTAATGGCCTTGCCGCCTACTGGATGTGTCAGGGTTGGGGTAACAAGCCTGAGAGCTTCGACGAAGCGTTCATCGAGCAAGCAAAACAGCTTTTTGTCGATCATCCGCGCATTACTGAACAAACGCATAATGAAGCCGGTAATCCTGCGACTACTCACTCTGTTGGCAACATCGAGCCAGACAAGCATCAAGCCTTCATTGAGATGCTGAATCGCTTTGAAGAGTGGCATTACACAATAGATACCTCACCTAAAGTCATTGTGTTAGATACTCGAACCCGCCGTTGGCGTTCAGAGTCACGCATGAATAAGCCTTCAGGTTTAATGGACTGGGAAGCCTTGATTGAGTTTCAGCATCAGTTAATGAATCAAGATAAAGTGGTGATCGTTTCTGCTGCACCGATGTTTGGCGTGAAGTTTATTGAAACACTGCAAAAGATGGCGACCACAATCGGCAAGCCATTAGTGATTGACGCTGAAAACTGGATGGCACACCCGGGCAGTGCGAATACGCTGATCAGCATCTTTACCCATACCAAAACACCGACCAACTTCGTGGTGCTTTCTGGCGATGTTCACTACTCCTTTGCTTATGACATCAAGCTTAGGTATCGTCGCAACAGCCCGAACATCTATCAGATTACCTGTAGTGGCATTAAAAACCAGTTCCCTGCTCCGCTGCTTAAATTCTGCGATGTATGGGACCGTCTGTTGTACAGCCCTCGCTCAATTTTGAACTACTTCACTAAGCGTAAACGCTTGAAGATCGAAAAGCGAAGCCCTGACAATCAGACCTTCTATCGCCTTTCAAACCGCAGTGCGATTGGTGAATTGAGGCTAGATACCGATGGGAAACCGCAATCGATCACGACACTCAGTGGCGATGGCAAGGTCACCCGCTTTCCAAAACCGGACTAG
- a CDS encoding VC1380 family protein, translated as MLGIDRYNVGYSRLNESIVKVSELQNIIDHLPNDSDPDIVMGEEWLPERLVNTKLDGELLFMEFDNAPEENQGDDEGRGFVEHEIAMIREKLEQVLDDTSDTKTKADALLAIFLMGHELSSSEVIEILESTESEMAELEATQPEIAENKTTEFDSVELEASKLETTKPDTNKL; from the coding sequence TTGCTCGGCATTGACCGTTACAATGTAGGATATTCTCGGTTAAATGAAAGTATTGTGAAAGTCTCAGAATTACAAAACATTATAGACCACTTACCCAATGATTCCGACCCAGATATCGTTATGGGTGAGGAATGGTTGCCAGAGCGACTGGTTAACACAAAGTTAGACGGTGAGTTGCTGTTTATGGAGTTCGATAACGCCCCTGAAGAAAACCAAGGGGATGACGAAGGCCGTGGTTTTGTTGAACACGAAATCGCCATGATTCGTGAAAAATTAGAGCAGGTTTTAGACGACACTTCCGATACCAAGACCAAAGCCGATGCTCTATTGGCAATATTTCTAATGGGCCATGAACTTTCTAGCTCGGAAGTTATCGAAATACTTGAATCAACTGAATCTGAAATGGCAGAGCTGGAAGCAACCCAGCCTGAGATTGCAGAGAATAAAACAACAGAATTTGACTCAGTAGAACTTGAAGCATCAAAGCTTGAAACCACAAAGCCAGACACGAACAAGCTCTAA
- a CDS encoding MipA/OmpV family protein encodes MKLKYLPTLTSSGAILLGSAFLSTNVWAAEEQEWGIAAMFRTASIPYDTSGGDKTVSSFVPMLFFKNDYVFIDGTEMGAYLYQTDDEKWSFNAISRMRFIDIPASEQNAIEGDTADFGGQLAYQLDEQWAVETEIMSDSEFNLHGNLRAKAKYETGDWEFYPSATLRYKSADFNSEYYSAASESIGAGVDLNVGVEARYHVVSNLYLLGSTSVTRLDDNAYDSSIVEDRYQGELYLGFGFFNDKEKAPKPKLSNAPYLRVAHGWATPSNIGDIMKFNTEKDEYNNQLTSFFYGHPLTDEIFGFPLDIYLTPGIAHHWSSDVQSSSTEYIIAIKAYYTFNWPTQWRFGVAEGMSYIDSITYIEGSEMDRKGYTASHLLNYLDFSFDVNVGDLIGKNDLNNLWFGYSLHHRSAIFENASQFGRIKGGSNYNTVYFQYEF; translated from the coding sequence ATGAAGCTCAAATATTTACCGACTCTCACTTCATCGGGTGCGATTCTACTTGGTAGCGCGTTCCTAAGCACTAATGTGTGGGCCGCTGAAGAGCAAGAGTGGGGCATTGCAGCAATGTTCCGTACTGCTAGTATCCCTTATGACACGTCAGGTGGTGATAAGACCGTCAGCTCGTTTGTCCCAATGTTGTTCTTTAAAAACGACTATGTGTTCATTGACGGTACTGAAATGGGGGCTTACCTCTACCAAACAGATGACGAGAAATGGTCTTTTAATGCTATTTCTCGCATGCGGTTTATTGATATCCCAGCATCTGAGCAGAACGCGATTGAGGGTGATACAGCTGACTTCGGTGGGCAACTTGCGTACCAGTTGGACGAGCAGTGGGCTGTTGAAACAGAAATCATGAGTGACAGTGAGTTTAACCTCCACGGTAACTTGCGTGCTAAAGCGAAGTATGAAACAGGCGATTGGGAGTTCTACCCAAGTGCGACACTGCGTTATAAAAGTGCTGACTTCAACAGTGAGTATTACTCTGCAGCGAGTGAAAGCATTGGGGCTGGTGTTGACTTAAATGTCGGTGTTGAAGCGCGTTACCATGTAGTTTCAAACTTATACTTATTGGGTTCAACCAGTGTCACTCGATTGGACGATAACGCTTACGATTCGTCGATTGTCGAAGATCGTTATCAAGGTGAACTGTACCTTGGCTTTGGTTTCTTTAACGATAAAGAGAAAGCGCCGAAACCTAAGTTGAGCAATGCGCCGTATTTACGTGTCGCACATGGCTGGGCAACACCGTCGAATATCGGCGACATCATGAAGTTCAACACAGAGAAAGACGAATACAACAACCAACTCACATCGTTCTTTTACGGTCACCCTTTAACGGATGAGATCTTTGGTTTCCCGTTGGATATCTATCTAACGCCGGGTATTGCGCATCACTGGAGTTCAGACGTTCAATCCAGTAGCACGGAATACATCATTGCAATTAAAGCGTACTACACCTTCAACTGGCCAACTCAGTGGCGATTCGGTGTCGCAGAGGGTATGTCTTATATAGATTCGATTACTTATATCGAAGGCTCTGAAATGGATCGTAAGGGCTACACGGCAAGCCACCTGTTAAACTACTTGGACTTCTCATTTGATGTGAACGTCGGTGACCTTATCGGTAAGAATGACCTCAACAATTTATGGTTTGGTTACTCATTACATCACCGCTCGGCGATCTTTGAAAATGCGTCCCAGTTTGGACGTATCAAAGGTGGCAGTAACTACAACACGGTTTACTTCCAATACGAGTTTTAA